A window of the Virgibacillus pantothenticus genome harbors these coding sequences:
- the uvrC gene encoding excinuclease ABC subunit UvrC has protein sequence MNQNIKDKLAVLPAKPGCYLMKDKYETVIYIGKSKVLKNRVRSYFTGAHDRKTQRLVQEIESFEYIVTSSEIEALILEMNLIKKYDPKYNVMLKDDKSYPYLKITAERHPRLLITRKIKKDRGKYFGPYPNVIAARETKKLLDRLYPLRKCNNPPGRPCLYYHMNQCFACSDKPPTKEEYATIVQSVSSFLQGGFKTIKKDLTEKMYQASEQLNFERAKELRDQIHHIESVMEQQKMTLNDQTDRDIFAYSYDKGWMCIQVFFIRQGKLIERDIAVFPFFDEAEETFISYVGRFYLHQNHPKPKQILVPLGTNVELLKDLLKVDVHTPFRGRKKELVKLAEENARISLREKFSIIERDEERTIVAVEHLGEQLNIETPHRIEAFDNSNIQGTDPVSAMVVFIDGKPAKNEYRKYKIRDVDGPDDYETMREVIRRRYTRVLKDKLPLPDLIIVDGGKGQMSAALDVLENELGLDIPLCGLAKDDRHKTSELLYGFPPHVIDLDRKSNEFYLVQRVQEEVHRFAITFHRQLRGKNVVQSELDNIPGVGQKRRRLLLTHFKTITEIKQASIDEFTKLGIPRDTAENIINHFQTAKTEKQ, from the coding sequence ATGAACCAGAATATAAAAGATAAATTAGCGGTTTTACCTGCTAAACCAGGCTGCTATTTAATGAAAGATAAATACGAAACGGTCATTTATATTGGAAAATCCAAAGTATTAAAGAATCGGGTTCGTTCTTACTTTACAGGAGCTCATGATCGAAAAACGCAGCGATTAGTTCAGGAAATTGAAAGCTTCGAGTACATCGTAACGTCCTCAGAAATAGAAGCACTTATTTTAGAAATGAATTTAATTAAAAAATACGATCCTAAATACAATGTTATGCTGAAGGATGATAAATCGTATCCATATTTAAAGATTACTGCAGAGCGTCACCCAAGGTTACTAATTACGAGGAAGATAAAAAAAGATCGAGGAAAATACTTTGGACCATATCCAAATGTAATTGCAGCTAGAGAAACTAAAAAATTATTAGATCGATTATATCCTCTACGAAAATGTAATAACCCTCCTGGACGTCCTTGCCTGTACTATCATATGAATCAATGCTTTGCCTGCAGTGATAAACCACCGACGAAAGAAGAATACGCAACTATCGTGCAAAGTGTTTCATCCTTCTTACAAGGTGGGTTTAAAACAATAAAAAAAGATTTAACGGAGAAAATGTATCAAGCGAGTGAACAATTAAATTTTGAAAGAGCTAAAGAATTAAGAGATCAAATCCACCATATTGAATCTGTCATGGAGCAACAGAAGATGACCTTGAATGACCAGACGGATCGAGATATTTTTGCCTACAGTTATGATAAAGGGTGGATGTGTATTCAAGTGTTTTTTATTCGGCAAGGGAAGTTGATTGAACGTGATATTGCTGTTTTTCCGTTTTTCGATGAGGCAGAGGAGACGTTCATCAGTTACGTTGGACGCTTTTATCTTCATCAAAATCATCCAAAGCCGAAACAAATTCTTGTCCCGCTTGGTACTAATGTAGAGCTGTTAAAGGATTTATTGAAAGTGGATGTGCATACGCCGTTTCGCGGTAGAAAAAAAGAGTTGGTTAAACTCGCTGAGGAAAATGCACGAATCTCATTGCGTGAAAAGTTTTCTATAATTGAACGTGATGAAGAAAGAACGATTGTAGCTGTAGAGCATCTAGGGGAACAGTTAAATATCGAGACGCCACACCGTATTGAGGCGTTTGATAACTCCAATATTCAAGGGACAGATCCTGTTTCGGCAATGGTCGTTTTTATAGATGGGAAACCAGCGAAGAACGAATATCGCAAGTATAAAATTCGTGATGTAGATGGACCTGATGATTATGAAACGATGAGAGAGGTTATCCGGAGGAGATATACGAGAGTACTCAAAGATAAATTGCCACTACCTGATTTAATTATTGTAGATGGTGGAAAAGGGCAAATGAGTGCCGCACTGGATGTGTTAGAAAACGAGTTGGGGCTTGATATTCCTCTATGTGGTTTGGCAAAGGATGATCGCCATAAAACAAGTGAGCTATTATACGGTTTTCCACCTCATGTTATTGATTTGGATCGCAAATCGAATGAGTTTTATCTTGTGCAACGAGTACAGGAGGAAGTGCACCGTTTCGCCATTACGTTTCATCGTCAGCTACGTGGGAAAAATGTGGTGCAATCAGAGTTGGATAATATCCCAGGTGTTGGTCAAAAACGGAGGAGATTGTTGTTAACGCATTTTAAAACGATAACCGAAATAAAACAAGCTAGTATCGATGAATTCACGAAATTAGGAATACCACGTGATACAGCGGAAAATATTATCAATCATTTTCAAACCGCCAAAACAGAAAAGCAGTAG
- a CDS encoding YslB family protein has protein sequence MINQQETVISVSELETLHTEGAGYDILRYISLPELLGKESHTLLYFMGRKLARKFDIQTMEDIIRLFALLGWGQLEMVKDKRKSITFQLMADAVALRLQAPFPTDFRLEAGFLAEALLQIENRDCECIESINKRIHQVEFKAMFSTD, from the coding sequence TTGATAAATCAACAGGAAACGGTAATATCCGTTAGTGAATTAGAAACATTACATACAGAAGGTGCAGGATATGATATTTTAAGATATATTAGCTTACCAGAATTATTAGGAAAAGAATCCCATACATTGTTATATTTCATGGGTAGAAAACTAGCACGGAAGTTTGATATACAGACGATGGAAGATATTATCCGTTTATTCGCCCTTTTAGGCTGGGGGCAATTAGAAATGGTTAAAGATAAGCGCAAATCTATCACTTTTCAATTGATGGCTGACGCGGTTGCGCTTCGCTTGCAAGCCCCTTTCCCGACTGATTTCAGATTGGAAGCTGGGTTCTTGGCAGAAGCTCTTTTGCAAATTGAAAATAGAGATTGTGAATGTATAGAATCAATTAACAAAAGGATTCATCAAGTTGAATTTAAGGCGATGTTTTCAACGGATTAA
- a CDS encoding succinate dehydrogenase cytochrome b558 subunit gives MTEHREFLTRRLHSLLGVIPIGIFLIQHLVVNHFAVYGEENFNKAAEFMHSLPFRLVLEFGVIFIPILFHAILGVYIVFVARNNMRNYSFFRNWMFYLQRITGIITFVFVVWHVWETRIQLGSEGADYSLMEGILSNPFMFWFYMIGVLSTIFHFANGLWSFCVTWGITQTPKSQKIVTYATVIVFLALSYVGVRTIITFAYGV, from the coding sequence TTGACAGAGCATCGTGAGTTTCTAACAAGAAGATTGCACTCGTTATTAGGTGTAATTCCAATCGGTATCTTTTTGATTCAGCATTTAGTGGTGAATCATTTCGCTGTTTATGGGGAAGAAAATTTTAATAAAGCAGCGGAGTTCATGCACAGTCTTCCATTTAGACTAGTATTGGAGTTTGGAGTTATTTTCATCCCAATTTTGTTTCATGCGATTTTAGGGGTATATATTGTTTTTGTAGCACGAAACAACATGAGAAATTATAGCTTTTTCCGTAATTGGATGTTCTACTTACAGCGAATAACGGGAATCATTACATTTGTCTTTGTTGTATGGCATGTGTGGGAGACTAGAATTCAATTAGGATCAGAAGGAGCAGACTACAGTCTCATGGAAGGAATTCTTTCCAATCCATTTATGTTCTGGTTCTATATGATTGGTGTTCTATCTACTATTTTTCACTTTGCTAATGGTCTATGGAGCTTCTGTGTGACATGGGGGATTACACAAACACCTAAGTCACAGAAAATTGTTACATATGCAACGGTGATTGTCTTCTTGGCGTTGAGTTATGTTGGGGTAAGAACAATCATCACGTTTGCGTACGGTGTCTAA